One Leptospira wolbachii serovar Codice str. CDC genomic region harbors:
- a CDS encoding calcium/sodium antiporter, protein MDAFLTATFQTLPLPVLLLVIIGSILVLGKAADILVDEAVSLSTRWGVPKMIIGATIVSLGTTLPEVSVSVLSALEGNPGIALGNAVGSIICDTGLILGIAILISPPDIDKRLVNRQGWIQVLSGFLLVFAALPWANLTSVFSTGGRIDQGTGFVFLLLLAVYIYLSIRWSRSKPGELEAGIDDTTEYDSAPFWIVLLKLVGAITFVILSSKVLIPSVQETAVRLSIPDSIIGATLVAFGTSLPELVTAIQASRRGHSELAVGNIIGADILNVLFVSGAAAAVTKNGLEAPVSFFTFYFPSMLIVLILFRLGIVFSKDKIKRPFGVFLLFIYILATAAGFVFKG, encoded by the coding sequence ATGGATGCATTTCTTACTGCAACTTTTCAAACCCTCCCCTTGCCAGTTCTTTTACTCGTGATCATAGGCTCCATCCTCGTTTTGGGCAAAGCCGCTGACATACTAGTCGACGAGGCAGTCTCACTTTCCACTCGTTGGGGAGTTCCCAAAATGATCATTGGCGCCACCATCGTGAGTTTAGGTACAACCCTTCCCGAAGTTTCCGTATCGGTGCTTTCTGCACTAGAAGGAAATCCAGGAATTGCTCTTGGAAATGCGGTTGGTTCCATCATCTGCGATACAGGCCTTATTTTGGGAATCGCTATCTTAATTTCACCACCTGACATTGACAAACGACTTGTAAATCGCCAAGGTTGGATCCAAGTCCTTTCTGGATTTTTACTGGTTTTTGCGGCCCTTCCTTGGGCCAACCTAACTTCCGTTTTCTCTACAGGAGGACGTATTGACCAAGGAACTGGATTTGTATTTTTACTACTGCTTGCCGTTTACATTTATTTGAGTATCCGTTGGTCCAGATCCAAACCAGGGGAATTGGAAGCAGGGATTGATGACACAACCGAATATGATTCCGCACCCTTTTGGATTGTATTATTAAAATTAGTGGGAGCCATCACATTTGTGATCCTTTCCTCAAAAGTGTTGATTCCTTCCGTCCAAGAAACGGCCGTTAGACTCTCGATTCCAGACTCCATCATTGGAGCCACACTTGTTGCCTTTGGAACTTCGCTTCCAGAGCTTGTCACTGCCATCCAAGCTTCCAGGCGAGGTCATTCGGAGCTTGCAGTGGGGAACATCATCGGGGCCGATATTTTGAATGTTCTTTTTGTATCAGGTGCTGCAGCTGCCGTTACAAAAAATGGACTCGAAGCCCCTGTTAGTTTTTTTACATTCTACTTCCCTTCAATGTTAATCGTCTTAATTCTTTTCCGCTTGGGAATTGTTTTCTCTAAAGATAAAATCAAACGGCCATTTGGTGTGTTTTTACTATTTATCTATATCCTTGCCACTGCCGCAGGATTTGTTTTTAAAGGGTAA
- a CDS encoding DNA-processing protein DprA, which translates to MVVSILGHPRVSSLLRKTRLWCNFSNFVDLYQVLPTYFEEDFWNQCLKECIEWEKGKNPLWKLVSFYDPEYPKNLKEIYDPPLVFACIGNIGLLQAPLVAIVGTRKSSPVSLSATKELVRFLSTNKDLAVVSGMALGIDRQAFLSALECGLPVVGVLGTTLGMEYPPGNRDLYKRIKEDPNQLILTEFLLKTEPAKWTFPKRNRVISGLSNKVYIMESGRKSGTISTAYSAMEQNREIYVFDHPKQFDNEGGRLLIRQGAQRLFYETEIEKEEENVLEIDYEEWRKKRTIPSALRRDGGWDLNFTL; encoded by the coding sequence GTGGTCGTTTCAATTCTGGGGCATCCTCGCGTCTCCTCTCTACTTCGCAAAACAAGGCTTTGGTGTAACTTTTCTAACTTTGTAGACCTATATCAAGTCCTACCTACTTATTTTGAGGAGGATTTTTGGAACCAATGTCTGAAAGAGTGTATCGAATGGGAAAAAGGGAAGAATCCACTCTGGAAACTTGTGAGTTTTTATGATCCAGAGTATCCCAAAAATCTAAAAGAAATTTATGACCCACCTTTGGTATTTGCCTGTATAGGAAATATTGGCTTGTTACAAGCCCCTTTGGTTGCCATTGTAGGAACGAGAAAGTCTTCCCCTGTTTCTCTTTCTGCTACAAAAGAGCTCGTTCGATTTTTATCAACTAATAAAGATTTGGCGGTTGTTTCTGGTATGGCTCTGGGAATTGATCGACAAGCCTTCCTTTCTGCTTTGGAGTGCGGACTTCCTGTTGTCGGAGTACTTGGAACCACCTTGGGAATGGAATACCCTCCAGGGAACCGAGATCTTTATAAACGGATCAAAGAAGATCCAAACCAACTCATTCTCACGGAATTTTTACTAAAAACAGAACCTGCGAAATGGACCTTTCCCAAACGAAATCGTGTGATTTCTGGCCTTTCGAACAAAGTGTACATTATGGAGTCGGGGCGTAAGTCCGGCACGATTTCTACGGCCTATAGTGCCATGGAGCAGAACCGAGAGATTTATGTATTTGATCATCCCAAACAGTTTGATAACGAGGGAGGTAGGTTATTGATACGACAGGGTGCGCAAAGATTGTTTTATGAAACAGAAATTGAAAAAGAAGAAGAGAATGTTTTGGAGATAGACTACGAAGAATGGAGAAAAAAAAGAACCATCCCTTCTGCATTGAGAAGAGATGGTGGATGGGATTTGAATTTTACCCTTTAA
- a CDS encoding tetratricopeptide repeat protein, with the protein MGTKNSRFSLVSLPMGILLVLFGFSFTGCDYLKSLTESRYRKRIGGEPASEKDIVNWKEKLALEEAEIEEMDKRIRKMVQKSNQSAALSWKIARAYMRAGSADLGARYYEEAIGESLPNAKQGGFEIHSYESALPFFDKAIQSGKLDKQLLYETAVAYANASKDMGWEPTRRSRAINLFKQLSKLDKEDSRFPFQLALVYFDSSLKDEVWNGKLTSGYDEVETAFSLLDQILRKEPYNVPTRFAKANFLYQVGKSNLAYDEYTRIKSILEEMKEKGTIRESLEENSSYRNVIKNLNQLGAQNKSN; encoded by the coding sequence ATGGGCACAAAAAACAGCAGGTTTTCTTTGGTATCCTTGCCAATGGGCATCCTACTTGTCCTCTTTGGCTTTAGTTTTACTGGTTGTGACTATCTAAAGTCACTTACCGAATCCAGATACCGCAAGCGAATTGGTGGTGAACCCGCTTCCGAAAAAGATATTGTCAATTGGAAAGAAAAGTTGGCCTTGGAAGAGGCGGAAATTGAAGAGATGGATAAACGCATCCGAAAAATGGTTCAAAAATCTAACCAATCGGCCGCCCTTTCTTGGAAGATTGCAAGGGCCTATATGCGTGCTGGTTCTGCTGATTTGGGAGCTCGTTATTATGAAGAAGCCATTGGGGAATCTTTGCCCAATGCAAAACAGGGTGGGTTTGAAATCCATTCTTATGAATCCGCATTACCATTTTTTGATAAAGCCATCCAATCGGGAAAGTTAGATAAACAGTTGTTATATGAGACCGCGGTAGCCTATGCCAATGCCTCCAAAGATATGGGTTGGGAACCTACTCGGCGTAGTCGGGCCATCAATTTATTCAAACAGTTATCCAAACTAGACAAAGAGGATTCTCGGTTTCCTTTTCAGTTGGCACTTGTGTATTTTGATTCTTCTTTGAAGGATGAGGTTTGGAACGGAAAACTAACCAGTGGGTATGATGAAGTGGAAACGGCATTCTCCCTTCTGGATCAAATTTTACGAAAAGAACCTTACAATGTCCCAACTAGGTTTGCCAAAGCCAATTTTTTATACCAAGTTGGAAAATCTAACTTAGCTTATGATGAATACACTCGTATCAAATCCATTTTGGAAGAGATGAAAGAAAAAGGAACCATTCGAGAATCTTTGGAAGAAAATTCCTCTTATCGCAATGTGATTAAAAACTTAAACCAATTAGGGGCCCAAAACAAATCGAATTGA
- a CDS encoding GNAT family N-acetyltransferase, whose translation MSHSFRRLGEADLSLLLQWESLCFPGEEWTEKMIQTHLEFHLAFGWGDPDTRCYALVCETPWEIEIFRIATLPNYRKLGLAKELLLALFQEFPKKEFFLEVKESNEAAIHLYQSVGFIELERRKKYYPDGSTAVLMKRNPSE comes from the coding sequence ATGTCTCATAGTTTTCGCAGGTTGGGGGAAGCCGACCTTTCCCTCCTCCTCCAATGGGAATCTCTCTGTTTCCCCGGAGAGGAATGGACGGAAAAAATGATCCAAACCCATCTGGAATTCCATCTGGCTTTTGGTTGGGGAGATCCGGATACTCGGTGTTATGCTCTCGTCTGCGAGACTCCATGGGAAATTGAAATCTTTCGGATCGCAACACTTCCCAACTATCGAAAGTTAGGTTTGGCAAAAGAACTTCTTTTGGCGCTCTTCCAAGAATTTCCCAAAAAAGAATTTTTTTTGGAAGTTAAGGAATCAAATGAAGCCGCCATTCACCTTTACCAGTCCGTTGGTTTTATAGAATTAGAGAGACGTAAAAAATACTATCCGGACGGATCCACAGCCGTTCTGATGAAAAGGAATCCATCTGAATGA